Proteins co-encoded in one Pocillopora verrucosa isolate sample1 chromosome 1, ASM3666991v2, whole genome shotgun sequence genomic window:
- the LOC131788843 gene encoding uncharacterized protein, which yields MAGKPSNDANLLGITSEWFLDYCIYQLWKEFKEKHSFSGFWRNALQDYLLSGRHSEVRKELSDKLNCIRFIIGLWECQEDDVGGSQESSPSDDEGHCEQIEKGILGPECLKFFEKVTCIFPFSQAERSHMKSSLKLQIILSCYRCGDIQNAENLFSRLYSENGYDEEYQDDLRELFQSENDTFIETFLGKHTYEKFLNQVQKFFTPAWKKFEIPVLEEAPLLENATKERPGIDAKTIKALYFAWDTSDEVEENWKSIVEGTHPDISILNKKIGRGKIKTTSPILPQQGVTKSNAEASSTTAGSSMVHRIQQCQVVINNLKQSSKNLFSGVSKQHSYKVAAKAGPSRVIDDKSNDNDKNDNDGESERHCKTIVALPVSISSPSGSNQNKRERKSLEKRTIKRRYNENHSDAEEIDWASDDEETVFKHKSITLPSPAKPRHLNIKLPVGSAKKFWSADETRWLEEGVELYGTGNWAKILKKYNFVGRTSVNLKDKWRNLKKNS from the exons ATGGCGGGCAAACCGTCGAACGACGCTAACCTGTTAGGAATCACCTCGGAATGGTTCCTAGATTATTGTATTTATCAGCTTTGGaaggaattcaaagaaaaacactCATTTTCTGGCTTCTGGAGAAACGCTCTACAGG ATTACTTGTTAAGTGGTCGACACTCTGAAGTAAGGAAAGAACTCTCAGATAAGCTCAATTGCATCAGATTTATTATTGGATTGTGGGAGTGTCAAGAAGATGATGTTGGTGGAAGTCAGGAAAGTTCCCCTTCTGACGATGAAGGTCACTGTGAACAAATCGAAAAAGGGATACTGGGACCGGAATGTCTGAAATTCTTCGAAAAAGTAACGTGCATCTTTCCGTTTTCTCAGGCTGAGCGGTCTCATATGAAAAGCAGTTTAAAGTTACAG ATCATCCTATCATGTTACAGATGTGGTGACATTCAAAATGCTGAAAACTTGTTTTCTAGATTGTACAGTGAGAATGGTTATGATGAA GAGTATCAAGATGACCTCAGGGAGTTATTTCAATCTGAAAATGATACGTTCATAGAAACATTTTTGGGAAAGCACACATATGAAAAGTTTCTCAACCAAGTTCAGAAGTTTTTTACCCCAGCAtggaaaaagtttgaaattccAGTTTTAgaagag GCACCTTTGCTGGAGAATGCAACCAAAGAAAG GCCTGGGATTGAtgcaaaaacaataaaagccCTTTACTTTGCTTGGGATACATCAGATGAAGTTGAAGAAAACTGGAAAAGTATTGTGGAAGGAACCCATCCTGATATTAgcattttgaacaaaaaaattggtagaggaaagataaaaacaacatcTCCAATTTTACCTCAACAAGGG GTTACAAAAAGCAATGCAGAAGCAAGTAGCACAACTGCAGGGAGTAGTATGGTACACAGGATTCAGCAATGTCAAGTAGTAATCAATAATTTGAAACAATCATCTAAAAATCTTTT CTCTGGAGTAAGTAAACAGCACTCTTATAAGGTGGCAGCAAAAGCTGGGCCAAGCAGAGTTATCGATGACAAAAGCAATGACAATGACAAGAATGATAATGATGGGGAGAGTGAGAGGCATTGCAAGACCATTGTTGCTCTACCAGTCAG CATATCTAGCCCTAGTGgaagtaatcaaaacaaaagagagaggAAATCTTTAGAAAAACGGACAATAAAGAGAAGGTATAATGAAAATCATAGCGATGCTGAAGAAATAGATTGGGCCTCAGACGACGAGGAAACAGTGTTTAAGCACAAATCAATTA CACTTCCTTCCCCGGCTAAACCACGACATCTCAATATCAAGCTCCCTGTTGGTTCAGCAAAGAAGTTTTGGAGCGCTGATGAAACAAGATGGTTAGAAGAGGGTGTGGAACTATATGGCACAGGGAACTGGGCAAAGATACTGAAAAAGTATAACTTTGTTGGGCGAACATCAGTTAATCTCAAGGATAAGTGGCgtaatttaaaaaagaacagtTGA
- the LOC131788827 gene encoding proline-rich nuclear receptor coactivator 2-like — protein sequence MTFGTQVTQNDRISPNKDSIHHKNNSKKNTRFRNDRSVKVKSVQEPASVVLDSGLATTVNIPRRRRSENSSDTALIPYAGPKFSSPPHPSVLPKPPSHWISSPIHNLDGDFAAMSQHLRMLLRVES from the coding sequence ATGACGTTCGGGACACAAGTGACACAAAACGATCGCATTTCACCTAATAAAGACAGCATCCATCACAAAAATAACTCGAAGAAGAACACAAGATTTCGGAACGACCGTTCCGTTAAAGTGAAATCAGTTCAGGAGCCTGCTTCCGTTGTATTAGATTCAGGACTCGCGACTACTGTCAACATACCACGTCGACGACGAAGCGAAAACAGTAGCGACACGGCGCTCATTCCATATGCGGGGCCAAAATTTAGCAGTCCACCTCATCCAAGTGTTCTTCCCAAACCGCCATCACACTGGATATCGTCTCCCATCCACAATCTCGACGGAGATTTTGCGGCGATGTCGCAACATCTTAGAATGCTGCTTCGAGTAGAGTCATAG
- the LOC131788733 gene encoding RING finger protein 44 → MARELIPSLQPLSPLEHPGTSCSTFIKSDIKSSRSPQVIDLTSEGSLTTMAHQPLRHMPPYPAHPHHSSAFHRVNNLPGHPPSESHGSSSSHSCPFLHQQQQQQQQHHHSSHNRFFHPSTNNNFCPLSMGSTVPLQHHPPHSGPPVLIDVDQIPDHVRAVPVTSLPNSLLVAGVPVAAPTYIQPHHSPMDVDGRGSNGVSTHHHHHYHHHHHHHHHHIVQPPYQVPQPQAYHPYPTPGSMHYRHYRRWHHNNTSHPGWPSRRAHRTPPPPPPPPVHSGVHPYPDLLYHLISVMSIQQLATQPTPAAWEEELHPRENYETLLNFAEQMGEVKPKGLSRVEIDQLPTYRVTAGAKEEAEEKRCVVCLVDFEEKQLVRVLPCLHEYHTRCIDKWLKSNRTCPICRAEVNVNTD, encoded by the exons ATGGCCAGAGAATTGATTCCCAGCTTGCAACCACTTTCTCCATTAGAGCATCCTGGAACTTCTTGTAGTACTTTCATCAAG AGTGATATTAAGTCAAGTCGTAGCCCACAAGTCATTGATCTCACAAGTGAAGGCTCTTTAACAACTATGGCACATCAGCCATTGAGGCATATGCCTCCTTATCCAGCTCATCCTCATCATTCCTCAGCCTTTCACAGAGTTAATAATCTGCCTGGTCATCCACCCTCAGAAAGTCATGG GAGTTCATCAAGTCATAGCTGCCCCTTTCTTCAtcagcaacagcagcagcagcagcaacacCATCACTCTTCACACAATAGATTTTTCCATCCATCAACAAACAACAATTTCTGCCCTCTCAGTATGGGATCTACAGTTCCTTTACAACATCACCCACCCCATTCTGGACCACCAGTTCTCATCGATGTGGATCAAATACCTGATCATGTCAGAGCAGTACCAGTAACAAGCCTACCAAACTCTTTGCTAGTTGCAGGTGTCCCTGTTGCAGCGCCAACATACATTCAACCTCACCATTCTCCA ATGGATGTTGATGGCAGAGGAAGTAATGGAGTTAGTAcacaccatcatcatcattatcaccacCATCACCACCACCACCATCATCATATCGTGCAGCCTCCTTACCAAGTTCCACAGCCACAGGCATACCACCCATACCCTACACCTGGAAGTATG CACTACAGACACTACCGAAGATGGCACCACAACAACACATCTCATCCAGGTTGGCCTTCCCGGCGTGCTCACCGCACACCtccaccaccaccccctccTCCTGTGCACTCTGGTGTACATCCATACCCTGATTTACTCTATCATTTAATATCTGTGATGTCCATACAGCAGTTAGCAACACAGCCAACTCCTGCTGCATGGGAAGAAGAACTTCATCCACGTGAAAACTATGag ACCCTCCTTAACTTTGCAGAGCAAATGGGAGAGGTAAAACCTAAAGGATTGTCACGTGTTGAAATCGATCAGCTTCCCACATACCGTGTAACAGCAGGAGCAAAGGAAGAAGCTGAGGAAAAACGATGCGTGGTTTGCTTGGTAGACTTCGAAGAGAAACAGCTTGTCAGAGTATTGCCTTGTTTGCATGAGTATCACACAAGATGTATTGACAAATGGCTCAAG tCAAACAGAACATGTCCCATTTGCCGAGCAGAGGTTAATGTCAATACAGATTAA